A window of the Henckelia pumila isolate YLH828 chromosome 3, ASM3356847v2, whole genome shotgun sequence genome harbors these coding sequences:
- the LOC140890937 gene encoding pentatricopeptide repeat-containing protein At3g09650, chloroplastic yields MSATHKLILHWAAPPPSSATLFPSVGCSSSSSPPATQKPLSFVVRTSTDSSDTYLSYPATQKQIPNSLDQALLTLLQQRKTEEAWLLYNQQSHLPNPTCLSRLVSQLSYQNTAEGLARAQSIIQRLRLERQLHRLDANSLGLLAVAAAKGGHTLYATSIVKSMLKSGYLPHVKAWSAVISKLAASGDDGPFEAIKLFNSVIKRIRRFADAEVVKDSKPDTGAYNAVLNSCANLGDTKRFHQLFDEMAEFGCEPDALTYNIMIKLCARVGRKDLLVFVLERVIEKGIALCVTTLHSLVAAYVGFGDLETAENLVQGMREGRKDLCRILRESCYEDQYLDDELSNGNDVFEILLPNSMDLSSEPPELSRLFTPDSRIYTTLMKGYMKAGRVADTVRMLEAMRHQKDSTSHPDHVTYTTVISAFVKAGSMDKARQVLAEMARIHVPANLVTYNILLKGYCQQLQIDKAEIFIREMIDEVKIEPDVVSYNTLIDGCILVDDSAGALSYFNEMRKRGIAPTKVSYTTLMKAFASSGQPKLAAKVFDEMLIDSRVKVDLIAWNMLVEGYCKLGKVDEAKSVIQRMKENGFYPNVATYGSLANGIALARKPGEALLLWNEIKERCAIENGGEESSTLSAVPPLKPDEGLLDAVADICVRAAFFKKALEIVACMEENGIHPNKTKYKRIYVEMHSRMFTSKHASRARQDRRRERKKAAEAFKFWLGLPNSYYHSEWRLDPADQEDEGDS; encoded by the coding sequence ATGAGCGCCACCCACAAGCTCATCCTCCACTGGGCCGCGCCGCCGCCTTCCTCCGCCACCCTCTTCCCTTCCGTCGgctgttcttcttcttcttctcctccTGCAACCCAAAAACCTCTATCATTCGTTGTCCGAACAAGTACCGATTCCTCCGACACCTATCTTTCTTACCCAGCTACTCAAAAACAGATTCCCAATTCCCTAGACCAAGCACTACTCACTCTACTCCAGCAAAGGAAAACTGAAGAAGCTTGGTTGCTTTACAACCAACAATCCCACCTTCCAAATCCCACTTGCTTGAGCCGACTAGTTTCACAATTATCCTATCAAAATACGGCGGAAGGCTTGGCTAGAGCCCAATCGATCATTCAAAGGCTCCGCCTCGAACGCCAGCTCCACCGACTCGATGCCAATTCCCTTGGGCTACTAGCGGTGGCAGCCGCCAAAGGGGGACACACTCTTTATGCCACATCTATTGTCAAATCCATGCTCAAGTCTGGTTATCTCCCCCACGTCAAGGCGTGGAGTGCTGTGATAAGTAAGCTCGCTGCTTCGGGAGACGACGGCCCTTTTGAAGCAATAAAACTATTCAATTCGGTGATAAAAAGGATAAGACGATTTGCGGATGCTGAGGTAGTTAAGGACTCGAAGCCGGACACGGGTGCTTACAACGCCGTGCTCAATTCTTGTGCCAATCTTGGTGATACAAAGAGGTTTCACCAACTGTTTGATGAAATGGCAGAGTTTGGATGTGAGCCGGATGCATTGACTTATAATATCATGATCAAGCTGTGCGCAAGAGTCGGGAGGAAAGACTTGCTTGTGTTTGTTTTGGAGAGGGTGATTGAAAAGGGGATAGCTTTGTGTGTGACAACGTTGCATTCCTTAGTTGCTGCTTATGTAGGTTTCGGTGATTTAGAGACTGCAGAGAATTTGGTTCAGGGTATGAGAGAAGGAAGGAAAGACCTTTGTAGGATTTTGAGAGAATCATGTTACGAAGATCAGTATCTGGATGATGAACTGAGTAATGGGAATGACGTGTTTGAGATATTACTTCCAAACTCAATGGATTTAAGCAGTGAGCCACCGGAATTGTCTAGATTGTTCACGCCTGATTCAAGAATCTACACGACCTTAATGAAAGGTTATATGAAGGCGGGTCGAGTTGCTGACACAGTGAGGATGCTGGAAGCCATGAGGCATCAAAAAGATAGTACTAGCCATCCAGACCATGTAACTTACACAACCGTTATTTCTGCATTTGTAAAGGCTGGATCGATGGACAAGGCTCGACAAGTGCTGGCCGAGATGGCTAGAATACATGTGCCTGCTAACCTTGTCACGTATAATATTCTTCTGAAGGGATATTGTCAGCAACTGCAGATTGATAAGGCAGAGATTTTCATTAGGGAGATGATTGATGAGGTAAAAATTGAACCAGATGTGGTTTCGTATAATACATTAATCGATGGATGCATATTGGTTGATGACAGTGCAGGTGCACTATCATACTTTAATGAGATGAGGAAAAGAGGTATTGCTCCTACAAAAGTCAGTTATACTACTTTGATGAAAGCTTTTGCTTCATCTGGCCAGCCAAAATTAGCTGCCAAGGTGTTTGATGAGATGCTCATCGACTCTCGGGTGAAAGTTGATTTAATTGCATGGAACATGCTTGTGGAAGGATACTGCAAACTTGGAAAGGTTGATGAAGCTAAAAGTGTAATTCAGCGAATGAAAGAAAACGGATTTTATCCAAACGTGGCCACTTATGGAAGTTTGGCAAATGGGATAGCATTGGCTAGAAAGCCAGGAGAAGCACTTTTACTATGGAATGAAATAAAGGAGAGGTGTGCGATTGAAAATGGAGGCGAAGAATCTAGTACTTTGTCTGCTGTGCCACCATTGAAACCGGATGAAGGACTCTTAGATGCTGTGGCGGATATTTGTGTCAGGGCAGCTTTCTTCAAGAAAGCTCTGGAGATTGTTGCATGCATGGAGGAAAATGGGATACATCCGAATAAAACAAAGTACAAGAGAATCTATGTAGAAATGCACTCGAGGATGTTCACCAGTAAGCATGCCTCTAGGGCTAGACAAGACAGAAGAAGGGAAAGAAAAAAAGCAGCGGAGGCTTTCAAGTTTTGGTTGGGATTGCCAAACTCATATTATCATAGTGAGTGGAGGCTTGATCCTGCAGACCAAGAAGATGAAGGCGATTCCTAG
- the LOC140892004 gene encoding probable DNA helicase MCM8 isoform X1 has translation MYGNSAAMTAKTKLQSKSSSDCWSVLALYFPHINPKDSELRHCITSDLFRFFSSPSGQQFVSQVKEDDHFFYLPLDFQQFRKVCAVEEFFVALEEKSKDALLCMGAAVHKVLFIKEDPSENNAKVNIRLHNYPESMIALKNLKAAYIDRLVSVRGTVIKVSTVRPLVMQMSFSCAKCGTTITCDFPDGKFSPPSKCEMQACKSRYFDPIRSSARSIDFQKIRIQELLKSEHHEEGRVPRTVECELTEDLVDACVPGDVVTVTGIIRVINNYMDIGGGKSKGKNQALYYLYIEVVSITNSKSHSLTEDRQNANAKNKESFDLHSFSPRDLEFIVKFSEEHGSDVFRQVLQSICPSIYGHELVKAGITLSLFGGVRKHSTDQNKVPVRGDIHIIIVGDPGLGKSQLLQAAASVSPRGIYVCGNATTNAGLTVAVVKDPMTSDYAFEAGAMVLADRGLCCIDEFDKMSAEHQALLEAMEQQCVSVAKAGLVASLSARTSVLAAANPAGGHYNRAKTVNENLKMNAALLSRFDLVFILLDKPDELLDKRLSEHVMSLHAGNGRASPSGKRLCRELRDTRGIDMNLKSGSLVTRLRLDPKKESDFVPLPGPLLRKYIAYARTFVFPRMTKPAADILQKFYLQLRDHNTSLDSTPITARQLESLVRLAEARARVDLREEISTQDALDVVEIMKDSLYDKYVDENGIVDFGRSGGMSQQKEAKRFLSALNKQSELQQKDCFSISEIYSLADKISLRVADIDTFVDNLNNVGYLLKKGSKTYQVLSSSYSRSQSLSRLR, from the exons ATGTATGGCAACTCGGCGGCGATGACTGCTAAAACGAAACTCCAATCGAAGTCGTCCAGTGATTGCTGGAGCGTCCTGGCCTTGTACTTTCCCCACATCAATCCTAAAGATTCAGAGCTCAGACACTGCATAACATCCGATCTATTTCGCTTCTTCTCCTCTCCTTCAGGTCAACAATTTGTTTCCCAG GTAAAAGAGGATGATCACTTTTTCTACCTACCTTTGGACTTCCAGCAGTTCCGGAAAGTATGTGCCGTTGAGGAATTTTTCGTAGCATTAGAGGAAAAATCTAAAGATGCTCTGCTGTGCATGGGTGCTGCAGTTCACAAG GTCCTTTTCATAAAAGAAGATCCGAGTGAAAATAATGCAAAGGTTAATATTCGTTTGCACAACTACCCGGAGTCCATGATTGCTTTGAAAAATCTGAAGGCTGCCTATATTG ACAGGCTTGTATCAGTACGTGGAACAGTGATAAAAGTTAGTACAGTCCGCCCTCTGGTGATGCAAATGAGTTTTTCTTGTGCTAAATGTGGGACTACCATTACATGTGACTTTCCTGACGGGAAATTTTCTCCTCCGTCGAAATGTGAAATGCAAGCTTGCAAAAGTCGATATTTTGATCCAATCAGATCTAGTGCTCGATCGATTGATTTCCAAAAGATCAG GATTCAGGAGCTACTGAAATCCGAACATCACGAAGAAGGGCGTGTTCCCCGAACTGTTGAATGTGAGCTGACTGAAGATCTTGTGGATGCATGCGTTCCTGGAGATGTTGTGACTGTCACTGGCATAATACGAGTGATCAATAATTATATGGATATTGGAGGAG GAAAATCAAAAGGCAAAAATCAAGCACTGTATTATTTATACATCGAAGTTGtttcaataacaaactcaaaatCACACTCCCTGACTGAGGATAGGCAAAACGCCAATGCCAAGAATAAAGAGAGTTTTGATTTACATTCATTTTCTCCCAGAGATCTAGAATTCATTGTAAAGTTCTCTGAGGAGCATGGCTCTGATGTCTTTCGTCAAGTTCTGCAATCAATTTGTCCATCCATTTATGGGCATGAACTTGTTAAAG CCGGAATTACATTGTCCCTGTTTGGTGGTGTTCGAAAACATTCCACGGATCAGAATAAGGTACCTGTCAGAGGAGATATCCATATAATTATTGTTG GTGATCCTGGACTTGGTAAAAGCCAACTTCTTCAAGCAGCAGCTTCAGTTTCTCCACGTGGCATATATGTTTGTGGTAATGCCACAACAAATGCCGGTCTTACGGTTGCAGTGGTAAAAGATCCTATGACAAGTGACTACGCTTTTGAAGCTG GTGCCATGGTACTCGCTGACCGCGGATTATGCTGTATTGATGAGTTCGACAAAATGTCAGCTGAACACCAG GCACTATTGGAAGCCATGGAACAGCAGTGTGTGTCTGTTGCAAAGGCTGGACTTGTGGCAAGTTTATCAGCAAGAACATCTGTTTTAGCAGCAGCAAACCCTGCTGGGGGTCATTACAA CCGTGCAAAAACTGTGAACGAGAATCTGAAAATGAATGCTGCACTCCTCTCACGATTTGATTTGGTTTTCATATTACTTGATAAGCCTGATGAATTGCTGGATAAGAGGCTTTCCGAGCACGTAATGTCA CTTCATGCTGGTAATGGCCGTGCGTCACCCTCAGGAAAGAGGTTATGTAGAG AACTGAGGGATACTAGAGGCATAGATATGAATTTAAAAAGTGGTTCCTTGGTTACGAGGTTGAGACTGGACCCAAAGAAAGAAAGTGATTTTGTTCCCCTGCCCGGTCCACTTTTGCGTAAATACATTGCTTATGCGAGGACTTTTGTCTTTCCAAG GATGACAAAACCAGCAGCAGATATTCTGCAGAAGTTTTATTTACAACTAAGAGACCATAATACGTCTCTTGATAGCACTCCAATAACAGCAAGGCAGCTAGAAAGCTTGGTAAGACTAGCAGAAGCTAGAGCTAGGGTTGATTTGAGGGAAGAAATTAGCACTCAAGATGCTCTG GATGTTGTTGAAATAATGAAAGATTCATTGTATGATAAATATGTTGACGAGAATGGGATTGTTGATTTTGGACGAAGTGGTGGAATGAGTCAACAGAAAGAAGCCAAACGCTTTTTAAGTGCATTGAATAAGCAATCCGAGTTGCAGCAGAAAGATTGTTTCTCTATATCT GAAATATATAGTTTGGCTGATAAAATCAGTTTAAGGGTTGCAGATATCGACACATTCGTGGATAATTTAAACAATGTTGGTTATCTTTTGAAAAAAGGCTCAAAGACATACCAG GTGCTATCTTCTTCTTATTCTCGCAGTCAGTCATTATCTAGGTTAAGATAA
- the LOC140892004 gene encoding probable DNA helicase MCM8 isoform X2, producing MGAAVHKVLFIKEDPSENNAKVNIRLHNYPESMIALKNLKAAYIDRLVSVRGTVIKVSTVRPLVMQMSFSCAKCGTTITCDFPDGKFSPPSKCEMQACKSRYFDPIRSSARSIDFQKIRIQELLKSEHHEEGRVPRTVECELTEDLVDACVPGDVVTVTGIIRVINNYMDIGGGKSKGKNQALYYLYIEVVSITNSKSHSLTEDRQNANAKNKESFDLHSFSPRDLEFIVKFSEEHGSDVFRQVLQSICPSIYGHELVKAGITLSLFGGVRKHSTDQNKVPVRGDIHIIIVGDPGLGKSQLLQAAASVSPRGIYVCGNATTNAGLTVAVVKDPMTSDYAFEAGAMVLADRGLCCIDEFDKMSAEHQALLEAMEQQCVSVAKAGLVASLSARTSVLAAANPAGGHYNRAKTVNENLKMNAALLSRFDLVFILLDKPDELLDKRLSEHVMSLHAGNGRASPSGKRLCRELRDTRGIDMNLKSGSLVTRLRLDPKKESDFVPLPGPLLRKYIAYARTFVFPRMTKPAADILQKFYLQLRDHNTSLDSTPITARQLESLVRLAEARARVDLREEISTQDALDVVEIMKDSLYDKYVDENGIVDFGRSGGMSQQKEAKRFLSALNKQSELQQKDCFSISEIYSLADKISLRVADIDTFVDNLNNVGYLLKKGSKTYQVLSSSYSRSQSLSRLR from the exons ATGGGTGCTGCAGTTCACAAG GTCCTTTTCATAAAAGAAGATCCGAGTGAAAATAATGCAAAGGTTAATATTCGTTTGCACAACTACCCGGAGTCCATGATTGCTTTGAAAAATCTGAAGGCTGCCTATATTG ACAGGCTTGTATCAGTACGTGGAACAGTGATAAAAGTTAGTACAGTCCGCCCTCTGGTGATGCAAATGAGTTTTTCTTGTGCTAAATGTGGGACTACCATTACATGTGACTTTCCTGACGGGAAATTTTCTCCTCCGTCGAAATGTGAAATGCAAGCTTGCAAAAGTCGATATTTTGATCCAATCAGATCTAGTGCTCGATCGATTGATTTCCAAAAGATCAG GATTCAGGAGCTACTGAAATCCGAACATCACGAAGAAGGGCGTGTTCCCCGAACTGTTGAATGTGAGCTGACTGAAGATCTTGTGGATGCATGCGTTCCTGGAGATGTTGTGACTGTCACTGGCATAATACGAGTGATCAATAATTATATGGATATTGGAGGAG GAAAATCAAAAGGCAAAAATCAAGCACTGTATTATTTATACATCGAAGTTGtttcaataacaaactcaaaatCACACTCCCTGACTGAGGATAGGCAAAACGCCAATGCCAAGAATAAAGAGAGTTTTGATTTACATTCATTTTCTCCCAGAGATCTAGAATTCATTGTAAAGTTCTCTGAGGAGCATGGCTCTGATGTCTTTCGTCAAGTTCTGCAATCAATTTGTCCATCCATTTATGGGCATGAACTTGTTAAAG CCGGAATTACATTGTCCCTGTTTGGTGGTGTTCGAAAACATTCCACGGATCAGAATAAGGTACCTGTCAGAGGAGATATCCATATAATTATTGTTG GTGATCCTGGACTTGGTAAAAGCCAACTTCTTCAAGCAGCAGCTTCAGTTTCTCCACGTGGCATATATGTTTGTGGTAATGCCACAACAAATGCCGGTCTTACGGTTGCAGTGGTAAAAGATCCTATGACAAGTGACTACGCTTTTGAAGCTG GTGCCATGGTACTCGCTGACCGCGGATTATGCTGTATTGATGAGTTCGACAAAATGTCAGCTGAACACCAG GCACTATTGGAAGCCATGGAACAGCAGTGTGTGTCTGTTGCAAAGGCTGGACTTGTGGCAAGTTTATCAGCAAGAACATCTGTTTTAGCAGCAGCAAACCCTGCTGGGGGTCATTACAA CCGTGCAAAAACTGTGAACGAGAATCTGAAAATGAATGCTGCACTCCTCTCACGATTTGATTTGGTTTTCATATTACTTGATAAGCCTGATGAATTGCTGGATAAGAGGCTTTCCGAGCACGTAATGTCA CTTCATGCTGGTAATGGCCGTGCGTCACCCTCAGGAAAGAGGTTATGTAGAG AACTGAGGGATACTAGAGGCATAGATATGAATTTAAAAAGTGGTTCCTTGGTTACGAGGTTGAGACTGGACCCAAAGAAAGAAAGTGATTTTGTTCCCCTGCCCGGTCCACTTTTGCGTAAATACATTGCTTATGCGAGGACTTTTGTCTTTCCAAG GATGACAAAACCAGCAGCAGATATTCTGCAGAAGTTTTATTTACAACTAAGAGACCATAATACGTCTCTTGATAGCACTCCAATAACAGCAAGGCAGCTAGAAAGCTTGGTAAGACTAGCAGAAGCTAGAGCTAGGGTTGATTTGAGGGAAGAAATTAGCACTCAAGATGCTCTG GATGTTGTTGAAATAATGAAAGATTCATTGTATGATAAATATGTTGACGAGAATGGGATTGTTGATTTTGGACGAAGTGGTGGAATGAGTCAACAGAAAGAAGCCAAACGCTTTTTAAGTGCATTGAATAAGCAATCCGAGTTGCAGCAGAAAGATTGTTTCTCTATATCT GAAATATATAGTTTGGCTGATAAAATCAGTTTAAGGGTTGCAGATATCGACACATTCGTGGATAATTTAAACAATGTTGGTTATCTTTTGAAAAAAGGCTCAAAGACATACCAG GTGCTATCTTCTTCTTATTCTCGCAGTCAGTCATTATCTAGGTTAAGATAA
- the LOC140892334 gene encoding WRKY transcription factor 44-like encodes MTKLKEEDETAIKKPIARRPGLSQHKSLSELLSGAVDDSSPADVSETAVIAIRPKTVRFKPTGKAEMLAPKSNATSNLIYKPIAKFVTSATLSVLASLGNNGINPRQEIAEAASCIKIPELKRNDELVNSEEDKSFLLPSNNEERASSDGHSWRKYGQKQVKGSEHPRSYYKCTYPNCLVKKIVERTLDCEIAEVIYKGEHNHSKPQGPVCDAAQIEVNSPVSNNQKADRIEGHTSESKDQISVESFAPLEFVGVSPRINEPVMDVLFDASASTSNDAEKGEWEEGSEALGADDDGFKSKRRKCEIQSLKAGSSEKATSEPGCGVQSNADSEIIGDGFRWRKYGQKVVKGNSYPRSYYKCTSPKCNVRKYVERTSEDPATFITTYEGRHNHEMPIKIANSEASNTRARNKS; translated from the exons ATGACAAAACTTAAAGAAGAGGATGAAACTGCAATTAAGAAACCGATAGCCAGGAGGCCGGGCCTCTCCCAACATAAGTCTTTATCGGAGTTGCTTTCAGGCGCAGTTGATGATTCGTCACCTGCCGATGTTTCTGAAACTGCAGTTATAGCCATAAGACCGAAGACTGTCCGGTTCAAGCCAACAGGGAAG GCGGAGATGTTGGCCCCAAAATCAAATGCTACATCAAATTTGATATACAAACCAATTGCTAAATTTGTAACGAGTGCGACTCTCTCCGTCTTGGCAAGTTTG GGGAATAATGGCATTAATCCGAGACAAGAAATTGCCGAGGCTGCTTCATGTATTAAAATACCAGAATTGAAGAGAAATGATGAGCTAGTAAATTCGGAAGAAGACAAAAGTTTCTTGCTACCTTCTAACAACGAGGAGCGAGCTTCTTCTGATGGACATAGTTGGAGGAAATATGGACAGAAACAGGTTAAGGGAAGTGAGCATCCACGAAGTTATTACAAGTGTACATATCCGAATTGTTTGGTGAAGAAGATCGTCGAAAGAACACTTGATTGCGAGATTGCGGAGGTCATCTACAAGGGTGAGCACAACCACTCAAAACCTCAGGGACCTGTATGTGATGCTGCTCAAATCGAGGTAAACAGTCCGGTATCAAACAATCAAAAGGCTGATAGAATTGAAGGGCATACGAGCGAGTCTAAAGATCAGATTTCTGTTGAGTCATTTGCCCCATTAGAATTTGTTGGTGTTTCTCCGAGAATCAACGAACCAGTTATGGATGTATTGTTCGATGCTAGTGCCTCAACTTCCAATGATGCTGAGAAAGGGGAATGGGAAGAAGGAAGTGAAGCTTTGGGAGCGGACGATGATGGCTTTAAAAGCAAAAGAAG GAAATGCGAGATCCAATCACTAAAAGCAGGTAGTTCGGAGAAAGCCACTTCCGAGCCTGGGTGTGGTGTCCAGAGCAATGCGGATTCTGAGATCATCGGGGATGGATTTCGATGGAGAAAGTACGGCCAGAAAGTTGTCAAGGGAAATTCATACCCAAG GAGTTACTATAAGTGCACCAGCCCCAAGTGCAATGTTCGGAAGTACGTCGAGAGAACTTCCGAAGATCCAGCCACCTTCATAACGACGTATGAGGGTCGACACAACCATGAAATGCCAATCAAAATTGCAAATTCAGAGGCATCTAATACAAGGGCAAGGAATAAATCTTGA